A single window of Rhodamnia argentea isolate NSW1041297 chromosome 5, ASM2092103v1, whole genome shotgun sequence DNA harbors:
- the LOC115731793 gene encoding acetyl-CoA-benzylalcohol acetyltransferase-like: protein MKIETESKKLTKPSAPTADHLRKLKISLIDQLQPPIYVGVIFFYSSKNDVHDPSFVPISEKFRLLEKALTETLTLFYPLAGRYVEEKCLVECDDHGVEFLEAKADGTLDQLLHGETDPDDVLSHLATQPPQVDKMPPLVVVQITTFTCGGMAVGLCISHRIADVTTISSFMSTWAMACRGSIQKVIHPCFDLSSIFPPRDLPKL from the coding sequence atgaagattgAAACAGAGAGCAAGAAGTTGACCAAACCCTCAGCTCCAACAGCTGACCACCTTCGCAAGCTAAAAATCTCTCTTATTGATCAGCTTCAGCCTCCAATTTATGTTGGTGTAATTTTCTTCTACTCATCCAAAAACGATGTACACGACCCTTCATTCGTGCCTATTAGCGAAAAATTCCGGCTGCTAGAGAAAGCGCTCACGGAAACCCTAACCCTCTTTTACCCTCTCGCCGGCCGGTATGTCGAAGAGAAGTGCTTGGTCGAATGTGACGACCACGGGGTGGAGTTCTTGGAAGCCAAAGCTGATGGCACTCTTGATCAGCTGCTCCATGGAGAAACTGACCCCGATGATGTCCTCAGCCATTTGGCAACTCAACCTCCTCAGGTGGACAAGATGCCACCTCTAGTGGTTGTCCAAATAACCACTTTCACTTGTGGCGGCATGGCGGTCGGCCTGTGCATCTCTCACAGGATTGCCGACGTGACCACTATATCGTCCTTCATGAGCACGTGGGCGATGGCATGTCGCGGAAGCATTCAGAAGGTGATCCATCCGTGCTTCGATCTATCATCTATTTTCCCGCCAAGAGACTTGCCTAAGCTCTAG
- the LOC125315036 gene encoding acetyl-CoA-benzylalcohol acetyltransferase-like — MKVEVEWKKVVKPSAPTPHHLRKLKLSSMDEPLPPHYTGIIFYYADNAENSGVDIVQRLHRMEKSLSQILTIFYPLAGRYIEDGCFIDCNDHGVEFVHAKVDARIDRLLHGKPDPDLLDGLSRFPGELAGNPLVVIQANVFECGGLVIGVRMTHKIADMYSMAMFVSSWATACRGNTHGIVRPSFELSSIFPMKESSFATGSEPCVSDESSKSPSKESSVATGPEPSISDEKLVTNRFRFDGKVISKLKSLAVADAPGSTADNSPPSRLEVVSALISTALVDIDLSKHGKLRPFVISMTMNLREKIGLAVPANSFGNFATVLYAQFGRAMADGSKLVFKEAVSVINEMLRKSRARYARVEEGEELSTMVKDSLTEFMEHATSSEKHFIAFSSWCRFPLYEIDFGWGRPTLVGLPPVSFRSVFLMDAEDNEGIDAWVTLKEDEMIPFKHEAEIQASTS, encoded by the coding sequence ATGAAGGTGGAAGTAGAGTGGAAGAAGGTGGTGAAGCCGTCGGCGCCGACCCCGCATCACCTGCGAAAACTGAAGTTGTCTTCAATGGATGAGCCTCTACCGCCACATTATACTGGCATCATCTTCTACTATGCAGATAATGCTGAGAATTCTGGAGTTGACATCGTTCAGAGGCTTCACCGGATGGAGAAGTCCCTTTCCCAAATCCTAACAATCTTTTATCCTCTGGCAGGGAGATATATCGAGGACGGTTGTTTCATCGACTGTAACGACCATGGAGTCGAGTTCGTGCATGCCAAAGTGGATGCCCGGATTGATCGGCTTCTCCATGGGAAGCCCGATCCGGATTTGCTCGATGGCCTGTCAAGGTTCCCGGGCGAACTAGCAGGCAATCCCCTGGTCGTGATTCAAGCGAATGTGTTTGAGTGCGGCGGATTAGTGATTGGCGTACGCATGACGCACAAGATAGCCGACATGTACTCCATGGCCATGTTCGTGAGTTCGTGGGCCACCGCGTGCCGGGGAAACACGCATGGGATAGTTCGCCCAAGTTTCGAGTTATCGTCTATATTCCCAATGAAGGAGTCATCCTTCGCAACTGGATCCGAACCTTGTGTCAGCGATGAATCGTCTAAATCCCCATCGAAGGAGTCATCCGTCGCAACTGGGCCTGAACCTTCTATTAGCGATGAGAAATTGGTCACGAATAGGTTCAGGTTTGATGGTAAGGTCATATCAAAATTGAAATCCCTAGCTGTGGCGGATGCACCGGGGTCAACTGCTGATAATTCGCCGCCTTCAAGGCTAGAGGTTGTTTCGGCACTAATAAGCACGGCTCTCGTCGATATTGATCTCAGCAAACATGGCAAGCTTCGGCCTTTCGTGATTTCCATGACGATGAACTTGCGCGAGAAGATTGGTCTCGCGGTACCTGCTAATTCCTTTGGCAACTTCGCTACCGTGCTTTACGCACAATTCGGTAGAGCTATGGCCGATGGAAGCAAGTTGGTGTTCAAAGAAGCGGTGAGTGTGATAAACGAAATGTTACGCAAGTCCAGAGCAAGATATGCAAGAgtagaagaaggagaggagcTCTCTACAATGGTGAAGGATTCTCTAACGGAATTCATGGAACATGCGACCTCAAGTGAAAAGCATTTTATCGCTTTCAGCAGCTGGTGCCGGTTCCCGCTATATGAGATCGACTTCGGGTGGGGACGGCCGACACTAGTCGGCCTCCCGCCGGTGAGTTTCAGATCAGTTTTTCTAATGGACGCTGAAGACAACGAAGGAATCGATGCTTGGGTGACCCTCAAGGAA
- the LOC115730840 gene encoding acetyl-CoA-benzylalcohol acetyltransferase-like, which yields MKVEVQWKKVVKPSVPTPHHRQILKLSSIDELQVPNYVGIISYYRDKAENSGVDIPERLHRMEESLSETLTIFYPMAGRYIEDGGCFIDCNDHGVEFVDAKVDAQIDEIVHGEPDLDLLDRLSKFPTEVVGVNVLECGGLVIGLRISHKIGDMYTMAMFMNSWATACQGNMHEIVRPSFELSSIFTLKESSRGTWPEPCIRDEKFFMHRFRFDGKAISKLKSLATADMTDSPANRLQPSRVEVVSALIARALVNIDRSKHGKLRSFVVCMTMNLREKIGLTVPANSCGNLYTVIAVQLRRAIADDSNLVFKEAVSTISEMVRNSRARYARLVEGEELSTMVKDSTMDFMKLVFTSEENLIPFSSWCRFGLHKNDFGWGRPALVGPAAANFRSIFLIDDEDKGGIDAWVTLKEDEMILFKQDPEIQAFTSQSEIDVA from the coding sequence ATGAAGGTGGAAGTACAGTGGAAGAAGGTGGTGAAGCCGTCGGTGCCTACGCCTCATCACCGGCAAATACTAAAGCTGTCTTCAATTGATGAGCTTCAAGTGCCAAATTACGTTGGCATCATCTCCTACTATAGAGATAAAGCTGAGAATTCAGGAGTTGATATTCCTGAAAGGCTTCACCGGATGGAGGAGTCCCTTTCGGAAACTCTGACAATCTTTTATCCTATGGCAGGGAGATATATCGAAGACGGCGGTTGCTTCATCGACTGTAATGACCATGGAGTCGAGTTTGTTGATGCCAAAGTGGATGCCCAGATTGATGAGATTGTCCATGGAGAGCCTGATTTGGATTTGCTCGATCGTTTGTCAAAATTCCCGACTGAAGTGGTGGGAGTGAACGTGCTTGAGTGCGGCGGATTAGTTATCGGCCTGCGTATTTCGCATAAGATTGGCGATATGTACACCATGGCCATGTTCATGAATTCGTGGGCCACCGCGTGTCAGGGAAACATGCACGAGATAGTTCGCCCAAGTTTCGAGCTATCGTCTATATTCACATTGAAGGAGTCATCACGCGGAACCTGGCCCGAACCCTGTATTCGCGATGAGAAATTCTTCATGCACAGGTTCAGGTTTGACGGTAAGGCTATATCCAAACTGAAATCCTTAGCTACAGCTGATATGACGGATTCACCTGCTAATCGTTTGCAGCCTTCGAGGGTAGAGGTTGTCTCAGCACTAATAGCCAGGGCTCTCGTCAATATTGATCGAAGCAAACATGGCAAACTAAGGTCTTTCGTCGTTTGCATGACGATGAACTTGCGCGAGAAGATTGGTCTCACAGTACCTGCTAATTCTTGTGGCAACCTCTATACCGTGATTGCCGTTCAACTCAGAAGAGCCATAGCTGATGACAGCAACTTGGTGTTCAAAGAAGCGGTGAGTACGATAAGCGAAATGGTACGCAACTCCAGAGCAAGATATGCAAGACTAGTAGAAGGAGAGGAGCTCTCTACCATGGTGAAGGATTCTACGATggatttcatgaaattggtgttCACTAGTGAGGAGAATTTAATTCCATTTAGTAGCTGGTGCCGGTTCGGGCTACACAAGAACGACTTCGGCTGGGGACGGCCTGCTCTAGTCGGCCCCGCAGCAGCAAATTTCAGGTCGATTTTCCTCATCGACGACGAAGACAAAGGAGGAATCGATGCGTGGGTGACCCTCAAGGAAGATGAGATGATTCTTTTCAAACAAGATCCGGAGATCCAAGCATTCACTTCCCAGTCGGAGATAGATGTTGCCTAA
- the LOC115730804 gene encoding acetyl-CoA-benzylalcohol acetyltransferase-like, producing MKIEIESKKLIKPSAPTVDHLRKLKISFIDQFQLPIYIGVIFFYSSKNDVHYPSFVPISERFRLLEKALRETLTLFYPLAGRYVEEKCLVECDDQGVEFLEAKADGTLDQFLHGETDPDDVLSHLATQPHQMDLIGSPLVVVQMTTFTCGGMAVGLHISHRIADMHTISSFLSTWMMACRGSIQKAIHPCFDLSSIFPPRDLPKLKPPVGQMIGAKNVMKRFVFDSQSIAKLKAVAKRGGFDSKKEPSRVELVTALLSIALLDVAKLKNGQSKPFLVAHMVNLRGRTDLLSHQNSCGNLYMPVLWKSAVEVKRHGLHGLVALMRDAITISLAKLANAIDKEDLDEIMMHLMREFQEELQKGDADVLLFTSWCRFLLHRVDLGWGEPEFVSSLCSPFDLVTLMDHKEGDDDGGVVAQVSLTEDDMDLFCKQHDILQYASHKWRA from the coding sequence ATGAAGATTGAAATAGAGAGCAAGAAGTTGATCAAACCCTCGGCTCCAACAGTTGACCATCTTCGCAAGCTAAAAATCTCTTTCATTGATCAATTTCAGCTTCCAATTTATATTGGTGTAATTTTCTTCTACTCATCCAAAAACGATGTACATTACCCTTCATTTGTGCCTATTAGCGAAAGATTCCGGCTGCTAGAGAAAGCGCTCCGGGAAACCCTAACCCTCTTCTACCCTCTCGCCGGCCGGTACGTCGAAGAGAAGTGCCTGGTTGAATGTGACGACCAAGGGGTGGAGTTCTTGGAAGCCAAAGCTGATGGCACTCTTGATCAGTTTCTCCATGGAGAAACTGACCCCGATGATGTCCTTAGTCATTTGGCAACTCAACCTCATCAGATGGACCTGATTGGGTCGCCTCTAGTGGTTGTCCAAATGACCACCTTCACTTGTGGCGGCATGGCGGTGGGCCTGCACATCTCGCACCGGATTGCGGACATGCACACTATATCGTCCTTCCTGAGCACATGGATGATGGCATGTCGCGGAAGCATTCAGAAGGCGATCCATCCGTGCTTCGATCTATCATCTATTTTCCCGCCAAGAGACTTGCCTAAGCTCAAGCCTCCCGTCGGACAAATGATAGGTGCGAAAAACGTCATGAAAAGATTCGTGTTCGACAGCCAATCCATCGCGAAGCTCAAAGCCGTCGCGAAGAGGGGAGGGTTTGATTCCAAAAAGGAACCCTCACGCGTGGAACTAGTCACGGCACTCCTGTCGATTGCTCTCTTGGATGTAGCCAAGCTAAAAAATGGGCAATCCAAGCCGTTCCTAGTTGCGCACATGGTGAACTTGCGTGGAAGGACAGATCTCCTGTCGCACCAGAATTCCTGCGGCAATCTCTACATGCCGGTGCTCTGGAAGTCCGCGGTCGAGGTGAAAAGGCACGGGTTACATGGCTTGGTTGCTTTGATGCGAGATGCGATAACAATTTCGCTTGCCAAGTTAGCGAACGCGATAGACAAGGAGGATTTGGACGAGATTATGATGCACTTGATGAGAGAGTTTCAGGAGGAACTGCAGAAAGGCGACGCCGACGTGCTTCTGTTCACCAGCTGGTGTCGGTTTCTGCTGCACCGGGTTGATTTGGGTTGGGGTGAGCCTGAGTTTGTGAGTAGCTTATGCAGTCCGTTTGACTTGGTCACGTTGATGGATCACAAGgaaggcgatgatgatggcGGAGTTGTGGCGCAGGTGAGCTTGACTGAAGACGACATGGATCTTTTCTGTAAACAACATGACATTTTACAATATGCTTCACACAAGTGGAGAGCTTGA
- the LOC125315211 gene encoding acetyl-CoA-benzylalcohol acetyltransferase-like — MVNLRGRTDLLSHENSCGNLYTAVPWKCVLEVKKLGLRGLVGLMRDAITTSLAKLANAIDEEDLGEMVMHSVREFQEELRKDDADVLLFTSWCRFPLHRVDLGWGEPEFVSSLCSPFDSVTLMDHKEGDDDGGIVAQVSLTEGDMDLFCKQHDILQYASHK, encoded by the coding sequence ATGGTGAACTTGCGTGGAAGGACAGATCTCCTGTCTCACGAGAATTCCTGCGGCAATCTCTACACGGCGGTGCCCTGGAAGTGCGTGCTCGAGGTGAAAAAGCTCGGGTTACGTGGCTTGGTGGGTTTGATGCGAGATGCGATAACAACCTCGCTTGCCAAGTTAGCGAACGCGATAGACGAGGAGGATTTGGGCGAGATGGTGATGCACTCGGTGAGAGAGTTTCAGGAGGAACTGCGGAAAGACGATGCCGACGTGCTCCTGTTCACCAGCTGGTGTCGGTTTCCACTGCACCGGGTCGATTTGGGTTGGGGTGAGCCTGAGTTTGTGAGTAGCTTATGCTCTCCGTTTGACTCGGTCACGTTGATGGATCACAAGGAAGGCGACGATGATGGCGGAATTGTGGCGCAGGTGAGCTTGACTGAAGGCGACATGGATCTTTTCTGTAAACAACATGACATTTTACAGTATGCTTCCCATAAGTAG